From the Diospyros lotus cultivar Yz01 chromosome 13, ASM1463336v1, whole genome shotgun sequence genome, one window contains:
- the LOC127788688 gene encoding tetrapyrrole-binding protein, chloroplastic has protein sequence MASHSFHSHSLRHHPHHRLRRRHSIDCPPSASSSSPRFLKRTVTATAAPLSQSSSGGAAFSLSPSSNSSTAAPPSAADSISLDLLHRHLSSGNFRQADEETRRLLIALAGEAAQKRGYVFFSEVQFIPEAEIKAIDELWKQHSDGRFGYSVQKKIWKKAKKDFTAFFLKVGWMKKLDTEVEQYNYRSFPTEFIWELTDQTPEGHLPLTNALRGTQLLNSILSHPAFDDDDNDDDEDDGDGLSQGLRGGSKALSKGGFKPDYSF, from the coding sequence ATGGCCAGCCACTCCTTCCACTCCCACTCCCTCCGCCACCATCCCCACCACCGCCTCCGCCGCCGCCACTCCATCGACTGCCCTCCCTcagcctcctcctcctccccccGCTTCCTCAAACGCACCGTCACAGCCACAGCCGCCCCTCTCTCCCAATCCTCCTCCGGCGGCGCCGCTTTCTCCCTCTCCCCCTCCTCCAACTCCTCCACCGCCGCGCCGCCCTCCGCTGCGGACTCCATCTCCCTCGACCTCCTCCACCGTCATCTCTCCTCCGGCAACTTCCGCCAAGCCGACGAGGAAACCCGACGCCTCCTCATCGCCCTCGCCGGCGAGGCGGCCCAGAAGCGAGGCTACGTCTTCTTCTCCGAGGTGCAGTTCATCCCGGAAGCCGAAATCAAGGCCATCGACGAGCTCTGGAAGCAGCACAGTGACGGCCGGTTCGGGTACAGCGTCCAGAAGAAAATATGGAAGAAGGCGAAAAAGGACTTCACCGCCTTCTTCCTCAAAGTGGGCTGGATGAAGAAGCTCGACACCGAGGTCGAGCAGTACAATTACAGGTCCTTCCCGACCGAGTTCATCTGGGAGCTCACTGACCAGACCCCAGAGGGCCACCTGCCATTGACGAATGCTCTCCGAGGAACCCAGCTTCTGAACAGCATTCTGAGCCACCCAGCTTtcgatgatgatgataatgatgacgATGAAGATGACGGAGATGGATTGAGCCAGGGTTTGAGGGGGGGCTCCAAGGCTTTGAGCAAGGGCGGGTTCAAGCCAGACTACAGCTTTTGA